The following proteins are co-located in the Segatella copri genome:
- a CDS encoding TlpA family protein disulfide reductase: MLLESFSSLPTPYTSQQIDEMMGWLKNDWSSSAQYPMLQMQAEMAKHTAIGNHYIDGTVVTPEGKQVKLSSLIKKGEYTMLEFWASWCRPCRQEIPHLKKVHEKYKDFNIISISVDERDADWKKAMTKEGMTWTQVRNPEGFGGMVMGEYGINGIPACLILDKDGNFYKTNMRGAYLDAFLYDYYKE; this comes from the coding sequence TTGCTTCTCGAGAGTTTCTCTTCTTTACCAACCCCATATACCTCTCAGCAGATTGACGAGATGATGGGCTGGTTGAAGAACGACTGGAGTTCTTCTGCACAATATCCGATGCTGCAGATGCAGGCAGAGATGGCAAAGCATACAGCTATCGGCAACCATTATATCGATGGTACCGTTGTCACTCCTGAAGGCAAGCAGGTGAAGCTTTCTTCACTTATCAAGAAGGGTGAATACACCATGTTGGAGTTCTGGGCTTCCTGGTGTCGTCCATGCCGTCAGGAGATTCCACATCTCAAGAAGGTACACGAGAAATACAAGGATTTCAACATCATCAGTATTTCCGTAGATGAGAGAGATGCCGACTGGAAAAAGGCAATGACCAAGGAAGGAATGACCTGGACACAGGTTCGCAATCCTGAAGGTTTTGGCGGTATGGTGATGGGCGAGTATGGCATCAATGGTATTCCAGCCTGTCTCATCCTAGATAAGGATGGCAATTTCTATAAGACCAACATGCGTGGTGCTTATCTTGATGCTTTCTTGTACGATTACTACAAGGAATAA
- a CDS encoding IS982 family transposase — protein sequence MEITKDKVTELFCIIDEFYKVFDAENAGKLLLGEDGVKRRRRKASLSDSEIMTILLYFHFGSFRNFKHYYLFFIRGTLKSYFPNAVSYNRFVELESRVFFPLMFFLNLRAFGRCTGITFVDSTMIPICHNLRRYANKVFKGIATNGKGTMGWCHGFKLHLACNDRGEIIAFVLTGANVSDKDPTVFDVLAKRLYGKLFADKGYISQKLFDSLFEEGIQLVTGLRVNMKNKLMPFYDKMMLRKRYIIETINDLLKNTAQIVHSRHRSVANFIINIISALGAYCFFDNKPKALTGYVIEDTKQLSLF from the coding sequence ATGGAGATTACCAAGGACAAAGTTACAGAATTATTTTGTATTATTGATGAATTTTACAAAGTTTTTGATGCTGAAAATGCAGGAAAATTGCTTTTGGGTGAAGATGGAGTAAAGCGCAGACGACGTAAAGCCTCTTTATCTGATAGTGAAATCATGACGATTTTGCTGTATTTCCATTTCGGCTCGTTCCGAAACTTCAAGCATTATTACCTATTTTTTATTAGAGGAACTTTGAAGTCATATTTTCCAAATGCGGTGTCTTATAACCGTTTTGTAGAACTTGAAAGTCGCGTATTCTTCCCTCTTATGTTCTTCCTGAATCTCCGTGCTTTTGGCAGATGTACAGGTATAACCTTTGTTGATTCAACCATGATACCAATATGCCACAATCTCAGGCGTTATGCCAACAAAGTGTTCAAAGGCATTGCCACAAACGGAAAGGGAACAATGGGATGGTGTCATGGGTTCAAGCTACATCTGGCTTGTAATGATAGAGGTGAGATAATTGCTTTTGTTCTCACTGGTGCAAACGTTAGCGACAAAGATCCAACGGTATTCGATGTGTTGGCTAAACGTCTGTATGGTAAGCTGTTTGCAGATAAAGGCTATATCTCGCAAAAACTTTTCGATTCGCTTTTTGAGGAAGGCATCCAGTTGGTAACAGGACTGAGAGTGAACATGAAGAACAAACTAATGCCGTTCTATGACAAGATGATGCTACGCAAAAGATACATCATTGAAACGATTAATGACCTGTTGAAAAATACGGCTCAGATAGTACATTCACGTCACAGGTCTGTTGCGAATTTCATCATAAATATTATTTCTGCATTAGGGGCATACTGTTTCTTTGACAACAAGCCCAAGGCACTTACTGGATACGTTATCGAAGATACGAAACAGCTTAGTCTTTTCTAA
- a CDS encoding CNNM domain-containing protein, with amino-acid sequence MGLIILYFLGALSLSFLCSVLEAVLLSTPMSFISMKENQGNKTASLMKQYKNNVDRPVGAILSLNTIAHTIGSAGVGAESMKLFGEEYFGIISAILTLLILVLSEIIPKTIGASYWRSLAMTSTKIIRVLIFITYPLVLLSELITKVFTPKNHQASMSREEVSAMVDVGTTEGIFRESESKIIKSCIRLAGVKAKEVMTPSIVVESANMNLTTKEFYEQKEWKFSRIPVYDYNKDIIVGYVLKDMVLKLVSDDEFQTRLSELMRPILSFNEDESLYQIWEKMLEKREHISIIVDEYGCLRGVVSMEDVIETMTGVEIVDEDDVAVDMQALAKEKSRMMYQGIVSAIPDSKA; translated from the coding sequence ATGGGTTTAATCATTTTATATTTTTTAGGTGCTCTGTCACTATCCTTTTTATGCTCCGTCCTGGAGGCGGTATTACTTTCTACTCCGATGTCGTTTATCTCGATGAAGGAGAATCAAGGCAACAAGACTGCCTCACTGATGAAACAGTATAAGAACAACGTAGACCGTCCGGTGGGTGCCATTCTTTCACTCAACACCATCGCCCACACCATCGGTTCTGCCGGTGTAGGAGCCGAGTCTATGAAACTCTTTGGCGAAGAATACTTCGGTATCATTTCCGCCATTCTCACTCTGTTGATTCTGGTACTTTCAGAAATCATCCCGAAAACTATCGGAGCTTCATATTGGCGCTCTCTTGCCATGACATCTACCAAGATCATCCGTGTGCTCATCTTCATCACCTATCCTTTGGTACTGCTTTCGGAACTTATCACTAAGGTATTTACTCCGAAGAACCACCAGGCTTCCATGAGTCGCGAAGAGGTATCGGCCATGGTAGATGTAGGTACTACAGAAGGCATCTTCCGTGAATCGGAAAGCAAGATCATCAAAAGCTGCATTCGCCTGGCAGGAGTAAAGGCCAAGGAGGTTATGACTCCATCCATCGTAGTAGAATCAGCCAACATGAATCTGACTACCAAGGAGTTTTACGAACAGAAAGAATGGAAATTCTCACGCATTCCCGTTTATGACTACAATAAAGATATCATTGTGGGATACGTATTGAAAGATATGGTTCTCAAATTGGTTTCAGACGATGAGTTCCAAACCAGATTATCCGAACTGATGCGTCCGATTCTTTCCTTCAACGAGGATGAATCTCTATACCAGATATGGGAAAAGATGTTGGAAAAACGAGAACACATCTCTATCATCGTAGATGAATACGGATGTCTGAGAGGAGTGGTTTCCATGGAAGACGTAATCGAAACGATGACTGGCGTAGAAATCGTAGATGAAGACGATGTGGCAGTGGATATGCAGGCATTGGCTAAGGAAAAATCGCGTATGATGTACCAAGGTATTGTATCTGCCATTCCTGACAGTAAAGCTTAA
- a CDS encoding arginase family protein — protein MKKKIPIILLNFTGVYELEAFASNKNIIHVDCRDMKGVDCYCDEEGSEELHRRLAPFPAKAVHFIDSGDFHYLTEYWVSRIHEPFSLIVFDHHPDMQQPEWEGVVSCGGWVRDVLEKNPFVKHIIIVGASDELIAQVPVHLRERVLFYSQAEIDHHQAWPSKAGKLIHEPIYISIDKDVLRKQDAITDWSNGDMTLMQLQAVLRIIYAHEKVIGVDITGECSATLDYFSELEDAEINNEANEELLRMILEENHP, from the coding sequence ATGAAAAAGAAAATACCTATCATTCTCCTTAACTTTACCGGCGTATACGAATTGGAGGCATTTGCCTCAAATAAGAATATTATCCATGTAGATTGCCGGGACATGAAAGGGGTAGACTGCTATTGTGACGAAGAGGGTAGCGAGGAACTGCATCGCCGATTGGCTCCTTTTCCTGCCAAAGCCGTTCATTTCATAGATTCCGGAGATTTCCATTATCTTACGGAATATTGGGTGTCAAGAATTCATGAACCTTTCTCGCTCATTGTTTTCGACCATCATCCGGATATGCAGCAACCGGAATGGGAGGGTGTTGTGTCATGTGGCGGTTGGGTGAGAGATGTTTTGGAGAAGAACCCGTTTGTCAAACACATTATCATTGTGGGGGCATCGGACGAGTTGATAGCCCAGGTGCCTGTTCACTTAAGAGAGAGGGTGTTGTTTTACAGTCAGGCAGAGATAGACCATCACCAGGCTTGGCCGTCGAAGGCTGGTAAACTTATACATGAGCCGATTTACATATCCATAGATAAGGATGTATTGAGAAAGCAGGATGCCATCACCGACTGGAGCAATGGAGATATGACACTTATGCAGCTCCAAGCCGTGCTTCGCATCATCTATGCCCATGAAAAAGTGATAGGGGTAGATATTACAGGCGAATGTTCAGCTACGCTTGATTATTTCTCTGAGTTGGAGGATGCAGAGATTAACAACGAGGCAAATGAAGAATTGCTAAGGATGATTCTGGAGGAGAACCATCCTTAG
- a CDS encoding DUF4369 domain-containing protein: MNKMKMKTCMMTLAGLVLAMAASAQNFVMKGKVKGNVDGCSVMLQKYGLEGVTNLDSVTIKNGEFILKGVVNQPEQYQMVIDMNKPGTAEPDYQKIFSTRVYVENKPMTYDVDLTGFPAERDMSMIEPVVKGSTTQDIYQAYLELMSPIQDKMHKMDDSINQTTDLAQRVSLAKEAIKLQEEMRHQTSLFTSVRDKK, from the coding sequence ATGAATAAGATGAAAATGAAAACTTGCATGATGACACTTGCCGGTCTTGTACTTGCAATGGCTGCCAGTGCGCAGAATTTTGTGATGAAAGGTAAGGTTAAAGGTAACGTGGACGGCTGTTCTGTCATGTTACAGAAGTATGGATTGGAAGGTGTTACCAATCTGGATAGCGTTACTATCAAGAATGGTGAGTTCATCCTCAAGGGGGTAGTTAACCAGCCTGAGCAGTATCAGATGGTTATTGATATGAACAAGCCTGGTACAGCTGAGCCTGACTATCAGAAAATATTCTCAACAAGAGTCTATGTAGAGAATAAACCGATGACCTACGATGTAGACCTTACCGGTTTTCCTGCAGAGCGTGATATGAGTATGATAGAGCCTGTTGTAAAGGGTTCTACCACTCAGGATATTTATCAGGCTTATCTTGAACTGATGTCACCTATTCAGGACAAGATGCACAAGATGGATGATAGTATCAACCAGACTACCGATTTGGCACAGCGTGTATCCCTTGCCAAGGAAGCCATCAAGTTGCAGGAGGAAATGCGCCATCAGACCAGTCTGTTTACCTCAGTTCGGGATAAGAAATAG
- the ald gene encoding alanine dehydrogenase, translating to MKIGIPKEIKNNENRVGMTPAGVAEFIRHGHEVMVQHTAGENSGFADEAYEKVGAIILPDIQSVYREAEMIVKVKEPIAEEYPLIHQDQLVFTYFHFACDKELTDAMLKSGAVCLAYETVETDNHHLPLLIPMSEVAGRMAIINGAFYLQKTKGGKGKLMSGVPGVNRVKVLVLGGGTVGEAAARMAAGMGADVWITDISLPRLRQLEMELPINVHTLYSNEHNIRRELTDVDIVVGSVLVPGDKAPHLITKDMLKLMEPGTVLVDVAIDQGGCFETSHPTTHSDPTYMVDGIVHYAVANIPGAVPNTSTTALTNATLKYALALADKGWRKACKEDKALYRGLNIVNGKVVFKAVADVFGLEYEKMIL from the coding sequence ATGAAAATTGGTATTCCAAAAGAGATTAAGAACAATGAGAACCGTGTTGGAATGACACCAGCAGGAGTAGCTGAATTCATTCGACATGGTCACGAAGTGATGGTTCAGCATACGGCTGGAGAGAACAGCGGATTTGCTGATGAAGCGTATGAAAAGGTAGGAGCCATAATCTTACCCGACATTCAGAGTGTATATCGTGAGGCGGAAATGATAGTAAAGGTGAAAGAGCCTATCGCTGAGGAATATCCACTTATCCATCAAGACCAGCTTGTTTTCACTTATTTCCATTTTGCCTGTGACAAGGAACTTACCGATGCCATGCTCAAGAGTGGTGCTGTCTGTCTGGCTTACGAGACTGTGGAGACAGATAACCACCATTTGCCTTTACTCATTCCGATGAGTGAAGTAGCTGGAAGAATGGCCATTATTAATGGTGCTTTTTATCTGCAGAAGACAAAGGGAGGAAAAGGAAAACTGATGAGTGGTGTACCTGGTGTGAACCGCGTCAAGGTTTTGGTATTGGGCGGCGGAACCGTAGGAGAAGCTGCGGCAAGAATGGCTGCAGGAATGGGAGCTGATGTATGGATTACAGATATCAGTTTGCCTCGTCTTCGTCAGTTAGAGATGGAGCTGCCTATCAATGTACACACGCTCTATTCCAACGAGCATAATATTCGTAGAGAATTGACAGATGTGGATATCGTTGTGGGTAGTGTGCTCGTACCAGGTGATAAGGCGCCGCATCTTATCACGAAAGATATGTTGAAATTGATGGAGCCAGGAACAGTACTTGTTGATGTAGCAATCGATCAGGGTGGCTGTTTCGAGACATCGCATCCAACCACACATTCTGATCCGACATATATGGTCGATGGAATCGTTCATTATGCAGTAGCTAATATTCCTGGTGCTGTGCCGAATACCTCTACTACAGCCTTGACCAATGCTACACTGAAATATGCATTGGCGCTTGCTGATAAGGGTTGGCGAAAGGCCTGCAAGGAGGATAAAGCCCTGTATAGGGGTTTGAATATCGTAAATGGAAAGGTGGTATTCAAGGCCGTAGCGGATGTCTTCGGACTGGAATATGAAAAAATGATACTCTAA
- a CDS encoding helix-turn-helix domain-containing protein, translated as MKIQEVMKLQRMALGITQQDLADMSEIAISTIKKIESGKGNPSLSTVEKIMDILGMEVKYEIRQTV; from the coding sequence ATGAAAATTCAAGAAGTAATGAAATTGCAGCGTATGGCCTTGGGGATTACCCAGCAAGACCTCGCTGACATGTCTGAGATAGCCATTTCAACCATCAAGAAAATAGAGAGTGGTAAAGGAAACCCCTCTCTATCGACGGTTGAAAAAATCATGGATATCCTTGGCATGGAGGTTAAATATGAGATTCGTCAAACAGTTTAA
- a CDS encoding HipA N-terminal domain-containing protein: MRKAIVYCHDTEAGFLEESTPGRGYTFTYDKQYMMDRTHDPVSLTMPFREEPYQSDYLFPVFTNMLPEGANRKIVCRSWRLDEKDFFGLLLKIATHDTIGALTVKEVES; this comes from the coding sequence ATGAGAAAAGCTATCGTTTATTGTCACGACACAGAAGCAGGATTCTTAGAGGAGTCAACTCCTGGCAGAGGTTATACCTTCACATACGACAAGCAGTATATGATGGATAGGACCCATGATCCAGTCTCACTTACCATGCCTTTCAGGGAAGAGCCTTATCAGTCTGATTATCTATTCCCTGTTTTTACCAATATGCTTCCAGAAGGAGCAAACAGAAAGATAGTCTGCAGAAGTTGGCGATTGGATGAGAAGGATTTCTTTGGACTTCTTCTGAAGATAGCAACCCATGATACGATAGGAGCATTAACTGTAAAAGAAGTAGAATCATGA
- a CDS encoding ParA family protein, whose amino-acid sequence MKHELQEIVAVVNNKGGVGKTATVQSLASGIVRLNHNLRVLVIDLDPQCNLSSLFGVRDNEYDNIYNAMCKQSGVPVYKCKNGVYAVPGSAQMENIEQHLPGGPSLREQMKSYTVLLGCLQDNDCHDMTGEGLKNVFDDFDYIFIDCPPALSKNTYNALVAASKILIPVQMEALSVKGVSEVLSVMDEVKEFHMNDNLELLGLLPVMVDERTKITKELSKLLGEKHGDLILPCRIRRSVKFLEAQAHGQSIFEYAPYSSTGIDYEIAIKRMFNIKI is encoded by the coding sequence ATGAAACATGAACTACAGGAAATTGTTGCAGTAGTGAACAACAAGGGTGGAGTAGGCAAGACGGCTACTGTGCAGTCTCTGGCTTCTGGCATAGTCCGGTTGAATCACAACCTCAGGGTTCTGGTAATAGACTTAGACCCACAATGCAACCTCTCTTCGCTTTTCGGAGTGAGAGATAACGAATATGATAACATATACAACGCCATGTGCAAACAGAGTGGTGTGCCAGTCTACAAATGTAAAAATGGAGTATATGCAGTTCCAGGATCTGCTCAGATGGAAAATATAGAACAACACCTTCCAGGAGGCCCTTCACTGAGAGAACAGATGAAGAGCTACACGGTATTACTGGGATGTTTGCAAGACAACGATTGCCATGACATGACAGGAGAAGGACTGAAAAACGTATTTGATGATTTCGACTACATTTTCATCGACTGTCCTCCAGCACTTTCCAAGAACACTTATAATGCTTTGGTTGCAGCGAGCAAGATTTTGATTCCAGTACAGATGGAAGCATTATCTGTCAAGGGAGTAAGTGAAGTACTCAGCGTAATGGATGAAGTGAAAGAGTTCCACATGAACGATAATTTGGAATTACTTGGACTCCTGCCAGTTATGGTAGATGAACGAACCAAGATTACCAAGGAGTTGAGCAAACTTTTAGGCGAAAAACATGGCGACTTAATTCTGCCTTGCCGTATCCGCCGCTCTGTAAAGTTCCTGGAAGCTCAGGCACACGGACAAAGCATATTCGAATATGCACCTTACTCAAGTACAGGTATCGATTACGAAATTGCTATCAAGCGCATGTTCAACATCAAAATCTAA
- a CDS encoding RepB family plasmid replication initiator protein: MSEPKGNKNLVWINTPFSLTKLDKQYTLLQQNILMVASTHLQKYVEEYFTEKRVLGDARSDYLFEKGIEHAVMEIPPIKIDIKDFQVSTEFHNYKNLRDTLKNDILNLSVRVKTDSKTEKIQHVFSNIEIPTTQKGYTKSDGEKVERIKGEVILEIDPKLTMSLFDMRQGYIHHISMIAKYSKKVNTPRLYIYLLRQMGLDKSLDVKVEFLPMKQYLGLVELDEHGNILLDDKGEPVMNKYPKFSQFRKQVLDVVREDLNRMASRSETDIVFDEFSEEDFIYRNGKYKGDPEYVIFHIKRTDVGINHIGDKDADIARRLNEKINRNRGKKTSDDATQQGDLFAHVYQNPDKKIEVDTTQGFEQWNQFISMVQDTSQQALLGRCKFIGIKNDRFCIAASDDDFAALKTSGLERLAQEFFDCVGSFMPVFYRG, from the coding sequence ATGAGTGAACCAAAAGGAAACAAGAATCTGGTGTGGATTAACACACCTTTTTCGCTGACAAAATTGGATAAGCAATATACATTATTGCAACAAAACATATTGATGGTTGCAAGTACCCATCTGCAGAAGTATGTTGAAGAGTATTTTACCGAGAAGAGAGTGCTTGGAGATGCACGCTCCGACTATCTTTTCGAGAAAGGAATAGAGCATGCTGTTATGGAGATTCCGCCCATCAAAATAGACATCAAGGATTTTCAGGTATCAACGGAGTTTCATAATTATAAGAATCTGCGTGATACGCTGAAGAACGATATCCTCAACCTGTCGGTGCGTGTAAAGACGGATAGCAAGACAGAGAAGATACAGCACGTATTTTCAAACATCGAGATTCCGACAACGCAGAAAGGCTATACAAAGAGCGATGGTGAGAAAGTAGAACGCATCAAGGGTGAAGTAATACTTGAGATAGATCCAAAACTCACCATGAGCCTTTTTGACATGCGTCAGGGATATATTCACCATATCTCCATGATTGCTAAATATTCCAAGAAGGTGAATACACCTCGCCTCTATATATATCTGCTTCGTCAGATGGGACTAGACAAGAGCTTGGATGTTAAGGTTGAGTTTTTGCCGATGAAACAGTATTTGGGTCTGGTAGAACTTGATGAACATGGCAATATTCTGCTTGACGACAAGGGGGAGCCTGTGATGAATAAATATCCTAAATTCTCGCAATTCAGAAAACAGGTACTCGATGTGGTAAGGGAAGATCTCAACAGAATGGCTAGTCGCAGTGAGACAGATATCGTATTTGATGAATTTTCTGAAGAAGACTTTATTTATCGGAACGGAAAGTATAAGGGAGATCCTGAATATGTTATCTTCCATATCAAGCGGACGGATGTAGGTATCAATCATATCGGAGATAAAGATGCAGATATTGCTCGTCGTCTGAATGAAAAAATAAACCGTAATAGGGGAAAGAAAACATCTGATGATGCCACGCAGCAGGGAGATCTTTTTGCGCATGTATATCAGAATCCTGACAAGAAGATAGAAGTAGACACGACTCAAGGTTTTGAGCAATGGAATCAGTTTATTTCGATGGTACAGGATACCAGTCAGCAAGCGCTGTTGGGCAGATGCAAATTCATAGGAATCAAGAATGACAGATTCTGTATTGCTGCTAGTGATGATGATTTTGCTGCTTTGAAAACATCGGGTCTTGAAAGGCTGGCACAAGAATTTTTTGACTGTGTCGGTTCATTCATGCCTGTATTCTATAGAGGCTAA
- a CDS encoding RagB/SusD family nutrient uptake outer membrane protein encodes MTTCLQIPMVMGADEFAAENIETNNSNVETAYTAYYNVINAANTFLVHINKNIPGLSEEKRTEMIAEARCQRALAYLTLLKCFGEYWKQDSQYGVCLFKDELVRDNQVRQRSSVAETYKLISEDLDYAIAHCEQHPADHYHMSSLFAKALKAKMYFAQDNYPEAARLSEEVINEAEAAGYELEKDYANIFTEQFNSKEMLFAPYTANPNELMDASWFAFSPGSLLKKVADDLVPDDETGGDIVVPDPGEGGDVVVPDPGEGGDVVLPGDGDDGGIVIPGGDGGDFPFPPGEDDAASYDPLYTWAYKGEGMTGIAKYSKLTPEFMFEDSYYFMRLAEVYYIAAEAEARQGQYAKARTLLATVIERAGYTEDDVNAIADSDLLGEILKHKLCDMSNENLEEWFDLCRYNRQGGFESWTEDEKAELPSFRRYLLPIPKASMGANNLLVQNPEYVNQ; translated from the coding sequence GTGACTACATGTTTGCAGATACCAATGGTGATGGGGGCGGATGAGTTTGCTGCCGAGAATATCGAGACCAATAACAGTAATGTGGAGACGGCTTATACCGCCTATTACAATGTAATCAATGCGGCCAATACCTTTCTGGTACATATCAACAAGAATATACCAGGACTGAGCGAGGAGAAACGTACGGAGATGATTGCAGAGGCTCGTTGCCAGCGTGCTTTGGCTTATCTCACTCTCCTGAAATGTTTCGGAGAATACTGGAAGCAGGATTCCCAATACGGAGTCTGTCTCTTCAAGGATGAGTTGGTAAGAGATAACCAGGTTCGTCAGCGTTCTTCTGTAGCTGAAACTTACAAGCTGATTTCTGAAGATCTCGATTATGCCATCGCCCATTGCGAACAGCATCCGGCAGACCATTATCACATGAGCAGTCTTTTTGCCAAGGCTTTGAAGGCAAAGATGTATTTTGCTCAGGATAACTATCCGGAGGCAGCAAGATTATCTGAAGAAGTGATTAATGAGGCTGAAGCAGCAGGATATGAACTGGAGAAAGACTATGCTAATATCTTTACAGAACAGTTCAATTCCAAGGAGATGCTTTTCGCCCCTTATACAGCTAATCCGAATGAATTGATGGATGCTTCTTGGTTTGCCTTCTCTCCAGGATCACTCCTTAAAAAGGTGGCTGATGATTTGGTTCCTGATGATGAAACAGGTGGTGATATCGTTGTTCCAGATCCGGGAGAGGGTGGGGATGTAGTAGTTCCTGATCCAGGTGAAGGCGGTGATGTTGTATTGCCTGGTGATGGAGATGATGGCGGCATCGTTATCCCTGGTGGTGATGGTGGCGATTTCCCATTCCCTCCAGGTGAAGATGATGCAGCTTCCTACGATCCTCTTTATACTTGGGCATACAAGGGTGAAGGCATGACTGGAATTGCCAAGTACAGCAAGTTGACTCCTGAGTTTATGTTCGAAGATTCTTATTATTTCATGCGCCTTGCCGAAGTCTATTATATCGCTGCCGAAGCAGAGGCTCGTCAGGGGCAGTATGCTAAGGCTCGTACGCTCTTGGCTACTGTCATCGAACGTGCTGGATATACTGAGGACGATGTGAACGCTATTGCCGACAGTGATCTTCTGGGTGAAATCCTCAAGCATAAGTTGTGTGATATGAGTAACGAAAATCTGGAAGAATGGTTCGATCTTTGCCGTTATAACCGTCAGGGTGGTTTCGAGAGTTGGACAGAAGATGAGAAAGCAGAACTTCCTAGCTTCCGCCGATATCTTCTTCCTATACCAAAGGCATCTATGGGAGCCAATAATCTTCTCGTTCAGAATCCTGAATATGTGAATCAATAA